The following proteins are encoded in a genomic region of Dyadobacter sp. UC 10:
- a CDS encoding RagB/SusD family nutrient uptake outer membrane protein, whose amino-acid sequence MKSIFKFRPVHLLAGAMLVVLSSCNDFLEKEPLNAVSELVVWNDVPLVEAFVNETYATMRTGWPNHSSLSVTSDESFARERDGAHLIQRGQITPSNLGHLNWTWAHYYTIITKSNIFFDKLQGADLDALKAIDEKRVNRMIGEMKFLRAFSYFRLSAFFGGVPLIENVFGLDDEFGVEKSSYEEITAYVVKELDEAAALLPLAHDAANKGRITKGACLAIKSRALLYAASPLHNTTNDKGKWQQAADAARAVIDLKLYALYPEYGKVFTVPFNSEVIWEKVMNNDVLRQETIERYFFPNGSGGHAVTVPTHQQAETYETKNGLLPKDDPTYKLEKFWENRDPRFYETILYDGAPWKGRQIEVFLPKGMDSNQGNEGWNASYTGYYTKKFVNESVNGPGSTNSSSPNWPYARYAEILLNYAEALYNLGDEAGAREYINQVRARQNVNMPAVKDTGAKLLARIQNERRVELYLEEHRFFDIRRWKLTFPASTSLLKMNVELAGGKKTYSFSPVIQFALPENTYLLPIPQDEINKSAVLKQNPGY is encoded by the coding sequence ATGAAAAGCATTTTTAAATTCAGACCGGTTCATTTACTGGCTGGTGCCATGTTGGTTGTGCTATCGTCCTGTAATGATTTTCTTGAAAAAGAACCTCTTAATGCAGTTTCCGAACTGGTAGTTTGGAATGACGTTCCGCTGGTGGAAGCGTTTGTAAATGAAACTTACGCAACCATGCGTACGGGCTGGCCCAACCACAGTTCGCTAAGCGTTACCTCCGACGAATCGTTTGCGCGGGAGCGGGACGGTGCGCATTTGATCCAGCGGGGACAGATCACACCATCCAATCTGGGGCATCTGAACTGGACCTGGGCCCACTATTATACGATTATCACCAAAAGCAACATATTCTTTGACAAACTGCAAGGCGCCGACCTCGATGCTTTGAAGGCGATCGACGAAAAGCGAGTCAACCGGATGATTGGAGAAATGAAGTTTTTGCGGGCATTTTCCTATTTCAGACTTTCTGCATTTTTCGGCGGCGTTCCGCTGATTGAAAATGTTTTCGGGCTGGATGATGAATTTGGGGTGGAAAAAAGTTCGTACGAAGAGATAACAGCTTATGTCGTGAAAGAGCTGGATGAGGCTGCTGCATTGCTGCCGCTTGCGCATGACGCTGCGAACAAAGGCCGTATCACCAAAGGCGCATGTCTCGCGATCAAATCCCGCGCATTGCTGTATGCGGCCAGCCCGTTGCACAACACAACCAATGACAAAGGCAAATGGCAACAGGCTGCCGACGCGGCCAGGGCGGTGATCGATCTTAAACTATATGCACTGTATCCGGAGTATGGTAAAGTTTTCACGGTACCTTTCAATAGTGAAGTCATATGGGAAAAAGTGATGAACAATGATGTGCTCCGTCAGGAAACGATAGAAAGGTACTTCTTTCCAAATGGCAGCGGCGGACATGCCGTAACCGTCCCCACCCACCAGCAAGCCGAGACCTACGAAACCAAAAACGGCCTGCTGCCCAAGGACGACCCGACTTACAAGCTTGAGAAGTTTTGGGAAAACCGTGATCCCCGTTTTTATGAAACCATACTTTACGATGGGGCTCCCTGGAAAGGACGGCAGATTGAGGTGTTTTTACCAAAAGGCATGGATTCCAATCAGGGCAATGAGGGCTGGAACGCGAGTTACACCGGTTATTATACCAAAAAATTCGTAAACGAATCCGTTAATGGTCCTGGCAGCACCAATTCATCGAGCCCGAACTGGCCTTACGCCCGTTATGCCGAAATCCTTCTGAACTATGCCGAAGCGCTTTACAATCTGGGGGATGAAGCGGGCGCGCGCGAGTACATCAACCAGGTCAGGGCGCGCCAAAACGTGAATATGCCCGCTGTAAAAGACACTGGCGCCAAACTCTTGGCACGCATTCAAAATGAGCGAAGAGTGGAACTTTACCTGGAAGAGCATCGCTTTTTTGATATCAGAAGGTGGAAATTGACGTTTCCCGCCAGCACGTCATTACTAAAAATGAATGTTGAGCTGGCAGGCGGCAAGAAAACGTATTCGTTTTCTCCTGTTATCCAGTTTGCGTTACCGGAAAATACTTACCTGCTCCCGATCCCGCAGGATGAGATCAATAAAAGTGCTGTTTTAAAGCAAAATCCGGGGTATTAA
- a CDS encoding SusC/RagA family TonB-linked outer membrane protein — protein MQKYYDDLIASARKGGIYLLTALLLQVALVNLAYAQTRTVNGRVTSLDGGLPGVNVLEKGTNNAAITNSSGQYSIKVAEDAVLVFSYVGFLSESISVVGKSTLDVELKDDVKALGEVVVVGYGAQEKKTVTGSIVTVQGKTLEQTPAVSLSNSFAGRLPGLQALNRSGEPGSDVAQLLIRGKSTLGTSAASTAPLIVIDGVPGREGFDQIDPRDVESISILKDASASIYGARAANGVIIITTKRGASGKPSISYSFNQGFTTPTRIPDYADSETLARFQNDQLQAQGQAPRYTADQIQKFRDGSDPLNYPNTDWAKATLKNVSTQSRHSLSVRGGTDAVKYFVSGNYANQEGIFKNGINNYNVIGGRSNIDATITKNLKIGLDLSFQEQNRTFPGIVAADIVKSMWRNYPYLVDFYPNGLPGDGVERGDNPIVMASDKAGYRKSKTDIYQTRLSFDLNIPQVDGLGVDGFVAFDKNSEQIKEFNKPYSVYSYNATTNVYTANAARFYAQPQLTERLNYKSSLIGHLKLKYVKAFNNHKFNSFVAMEFADNRSNYFSAQRRNYISTAIDQLYAGGEANQVTDGSANDFTRKNFFGRINYDFKGKYLVDLNVRYDGSSAFPKDKRWGLFPGISVGWVASNESFLKNDFMNFLKFRFSWGKMGNDAIDPFQYLSTYSFTNGYFLGDGKVLNKGLNQNVAPNPNITWEVAKTTNAGLNAEFWDGLLGITLDVFKTRRSNILTARDASIPVYTGLKLPLENIGVVENKGFEIELSHRKAIGNFNYSIRPNMSFARNRIIDIDEPENVPEWQRRTGHNINSGLYLIPLGIYRTQEAIDNSPHIPNTMINDLQYKDVNGDGKIDNLDRIRLDKSSTPEIIFGTQIAVGYKNFDLGILLQGQSNAWRYYWFPQGLFGNVMQEMADNRPSADNPDSKYPNLTYDAAQVSAQTSEFWLKDASFLRLKNVEIGYVLPSGFLKKIGISGARLYVNGFNILTLDKLKWFDPEGDADRGSFYPQNKIFNAGFNITL, from the coding sequence ATGCAAAAGTATTACGATGATTTGATTGCATCAGCCAGGAAAGGCGGCATTTATTTGCTGACGGCCCTGCTGCTGCAGGTCGCTCTTGTGAACCTTGCCTACGCTCAGACCAGGACGGTCAACGGAAGGGTTACCTCTCTCGACGGTGGCTTACCGGGCGTGAATGTGCTTGAAAAAGGAACAAACAATGCTGCTATTACCAACAGCAGCGGGCAATATTCTATCAAGGTTGCTGAGGATGCGGTCCTTGTGTTCAGCTACGTAGGCTTTTTGAGCGAGAGCATCAGCGTGGTTGGTAAATCCACACTGGACGTCGAGCTGAAAGACGATGTGAAGGCACTCGGTGAAGTTGTGGTGGTAGGTTATGGCGCACAGGAAAAGAAAACGGTGACCGGTTCCATTGTGACGGTTCAGGGAAAGACACTGGAGCAAACTCCGGCGGTAAGCCTTTCCAACTCTTTTGCAGGCCGTCTTCCTGGTTTACAGGCGCTTAACCGTTCGGGTGAGCCTGGAAGCGATGTGGCTCAGCTGCTGATCAGGGGGAAAAGTACATTGGGGACCAGTGCTGCATCCACCGCCCCGCTGATCGTCATCGATGGTGTTCCCGGCCGTGAAGGTTTTGACCAGATAGACCCGCGGGACGTGGAAAGTATTTCCATTTTGAAAGATGCCTCGGCTTCTATTTATGGCGCCCGTGCCGCCAACGGAGTTATCATCATCACTACGAAACGGGGCGCATCGGGTAAGCCATCGATCAGTTACAGCTTCAACCAGGGCTTTACCACGCCTACACGCATTCCCGATTACGCAGATTCGGAGACATTGGCGAGGTTCCAGAATGACCAGTTGCAGGCACAGGGACAGGCGCCAAGATATACAGCAGACCAGATCCAGAAATTTCGCGATGGTTCGGACCCGCTGAACTATCCCAATACAGACTGGGCCAAAGCCACTTTGAAAAATGTGAGCACGCAAAGCCGCCACAGTCTTTCGGTACGCGGCGGAACGGATGCTGTTAAGTATTTTGTATCAGGAAATTATGCCAATCAGGAAGGGATTTTTAAGAATGGTATTAATAATTACAATGTGATTGGTGGACGCTCCAACATTGACGCCACGATCACTAAAAACCTGAAAATCGGGCTTGATCTTTCGTTTCAGGAACAAAACCGCACCTTTCCCGGAATTGTTGCCGCGGACATTGTCAAGTCTATGTGGCGTAATTATCCTTATCTGGTTGACTTTTATCCAAACGGCTTGCCGGGTGACGGGGTGGAAAGGGGGGATAACCCCATTGTAATGGCTTCTGACAAAGCGGGGTACCGGAAAAGCAAAACGGACATTTACCAGACCAGACTTTCTTTTGACCTGAACATTCCGCAGGTAGACGGACTTGGCGTGGACGGTTTTGTTGCTTTTGACAAAAACAGCGAGCAGATCAAGGAATTCAACAAACCTTATTCTGTGTACAGCTACAATGCCACTACCAATGTGTATACGGCCAATGCAGCACGTTTTTACGCCCAGCCACAGCTTACCGAGCGTTTGAACTACAAGTCCAGCCTGATTGGTCACTTGAAACTGAAATATGTTAAAGCCTTCAACAATCACAAGTTCAACTCTTTTGTGGCCATGGAATTCGCTGATAACCGCAGCAATTACTTTTCTGCACAGCGGAGAAACTACATTTCAACGGCAATTGACCAGCTTTATGCAGGCGGCGAGGCTAATCAGGTAACAGATGGAAGCGCCAATGATTTTACGCGGAAAAACTTTTTCGGCAGGATCAATTATGATTTTAAAGGAAAATATCTGGTGGACCTGAATGTGCGTTACGACGGCTCTTCCGCTTTTCCGAAAGACAAGCGGTGGGGCCTTTTTCCGGGGATTTCCGTCGGCTGGGTGGCTTCGAATGAAAGTTTCCTGAAAAACGACTTCATGAATTTCCTGAAGTTCCGCTTCTCCTGGGGTAAAATGGGTAACGACGCCATCGATCCATTCCAGTATTTGTCTACGTACAGTTTCACCAACGGGTATTTTCTCGGCGACGGAAAAGTGCTGAACAAAGGTTTGAACCAGAACGTGGCGCCTAACCCGAACATTACCTGGGAAGTGGCCAAAACGACCAACGCAGGTTTGAATGCCGAATTTTGGGACGGCTTGTTAGGTATTACGCTGGACGTTTTTAAAACCCGGCGAAGCAATATCCTGACTGCTCGCGACGCTTCCATTCCGGTTTACACTGGACTAAAACTGCCGCTGGAAAATATAGGTGTTGTGGAAAATAAGGGCTTCGAAATTGAATTATCTCACCGCAAAGCGATTGGAAATTTCAATTACAGCATTCGTCCCAACATGTCCTTCGCCCGTAACAGGATCATCGATATCGACGAACCCGAGAATGTCCCGGAATGGCAGCGACGAACAGGTCATAACATCAACAGCGGACTTTACCTGATCCCATTAGGCATTTACAGAACCCAGGAAGCGATAGATAACTCCCCGCACATTCCGAATACGATGATCAATGACCTGCAATACAAGGATGTGAACGGTGACGGAAAAATTGACAACCTGGACAGGATCAGGCTCGATAAATCCAGCACGCCGGAGATTATTTTCGGAACTCAGATCGCTGTCGGTTACAAAAATTTTGACCTCGGGATCCTGTTGCAGGGGCAGAGCAATGCGTGGCGCTATTATTGGTTCCCGCAGGGTTTATTCGGCAATGTGATGCAGGAAATGGCCGATAACCGTCCAAGCGCAGATAATCCGGACTCTAAATATCCAAACCTGACCTACGATGCGGCGCAGGTAAGCGCGCAAACGTCCGAATTCTGGCTGAAAGACGCTTCATTTCTTCGTTTGAAAAACGTTGAAATCGGTTATGTCCTGCCGTCCGGATTTTTGAAAAAGATAGGCATCAGCGGCGCACGGCTTTATGTGAACGGGTTCAATATCCTGACCCTGGACAAACTGAAATGGTTTGATCCTGAGGGAGATGCGGACAGGGGCTCGTTTTATCCCCAGAATAAAATTTTCAATGCTGGTTTTAACATTACCCTTTAA
- a CDS encoding DUF6807 family protein — MNENLTLKTRFKQFTSVLSVIICTILLVGADVIAQKPKKTSGQPVVAFEQKPGELTITIGGKPFASYVYEDPKISRPYFAHVKSSCGIQVTRNYPPQEGDPKDHATFHPGIWLSFGDINGNDYWRLKSKVEHEMFVEQPKGGAGSGTFTVRNYYMTADGKDRLLAELVKYTILIRPSGTLLLTNSTFSSETTDLAFGDQEEMGLGVRVNTKFTVQYGKGHLTNAEGLKEGAGTWGKASKWVDYSGIVDDKNVGVTVMPDPGNFRPSWFHTRDYGLMAANAFGREAMKQGEKSSIAVKKGEKFELGYGVLIYCKSKGEKTDIEGAYQDYLQVLKD, encoded by the coding sequence ATGAATGAAAATCTGACTTTAAAGACCCGATTCAAGCAATTTACAAGTGTTTTAAGTGTAATTATCTGCACGATATTGCTAGTCGGCGCCGATGTAATTGCACAAAAACCGAAGAAAACTTCCGGCCAGCCTGTGGTTGCCTTTGAGCAAAAACCCGGAGAACTGACGATTACCATTGGCGGAAAGCCCTTCGCCAGCTACGTGTACGAAGACCCGAAGATCAGCCGGCCGTATTTTGCCCATGTAAAATCCTCCTGCGGGATTCAGGTCACACGCAATTACCCGCCGCAGGAAGGCGATCCGAAGGACCACGCCACGTTTCATCCCGGAATATGGCTCAGTTTTGGCGACATCAACGGCAATGATTACTGGCGTTTGAAATCCAAAGTGGAGCATGAAATGTTTGTGGAACAACCCAAAGGCGGTGCCGGATCGGGCACATTCACAGTCAGGAATTACTATATGACCGCGGATGGAAAAGACCGGCTTTTGGCAGAGCTGGTAAAATACACGATTCTGATCAGGCCTTCTGGTACTTTGCTGCTCACCAACAGTACTTTTTCCTCAGAGACAACGGACCTGGCTTTCGGGGATCAGGAGGAAATGGGCCTTGGCGTGCGTGTGAATACGAAGTTTACCGTGCAATACGGAAAGGGGCATCTGACCAATGCGGAAGGTCTCAAAGAAGGGGCCGGAACCTGGGGGAAAGCTTCCAAATGGGTGGATTACAGTGGTATTGTTGATGATAAAAACGTAGGTGTTACCGTTATGCCGGATCCCGGGAACTTCCGCCCGAGCTGGTTCCATACCCGTGACTATGGTTTGATGGCCGCCAATGCTTTTGGCAGGGAAGCCATGAAACAGGGAGAAAAAAGCTCCATTGCTGTAAAAAAAGGCGAGAAATTTGAACTCGGTTATGGTGTTTTGATCTATTGCAAATCAAAAGGTGAAAAAACCGACATCGAGGGCGCATATCAGGACTATCTGCAAGTTCTGAAAGACTAA
- a CDS encoding Gfo/Idh/MocA family protein produces the protein MKNNADNTMLPEVTRRDFIKSAGIGVIAAPYIAKSAWAQTPPSDQIRHAIIGTGSMGRNHIKGFVNTKGCDLVALCDVDPQQLVKATKDLPNADKIKKYADFRELLKDKSIDSVSIASPDHWHTPIALWALMAGKHVYVEKPCSHNIRETNLLVKAAKHFNKCVQHGTQRRSNGAHMEGMKQLKNGIIGKVHTIKAIDHQHREAIGRAQAEPAPEGVNYDLWLGAAPKVPFTKNRWHYNWRWFWEYGNGDAANDGVHQIDVAVWALGDRYPKRVVSSGGQYYYNDDHQTPDTQTTIFEYDDTQIIWEMRLWTPYNLEGHDNGNVAYGTDGKMEFGRAGVVVTKGKEQIKIESPNEVEAIMPNFLTAVRENNPLKLHSPIEKGAIATNMALLANIATRIGASSLEYDPIKVNIKSPGYDAKANALLGREYRKGYELPWKG, from the coding sequence ATGAAAAACAACGCAGACAACACAATGCTTCCGGAGGTAACCCGACGTGACTTTATCAAATCCGCGGGAATCGGCGTGATTGCAGCGCCGTATATAGCTAAGAGTGCGTGGGCGCAGACGCCGCCCAGCGACCAGATCCGGCACGCGATTATCGGAACGGGGAGTATGGGCCGGAACCATATCAAAGGTTTTGTCAATACCAAAGGCTGCGACCTCGTGGCCCTCTGTGACGTGGATCCGCAGCAGCTTGTAAAAGCGACGAAAGATTTGCCTAATGCGGATAAAATCAAAAAATACGCCGATTTCAGGGAATTGCTGAAAGACAAATCGATTGATTCTGTGTCTATCGCTTCGCCGGACCACTGGCATACACCCATTGCATTGTGGGCGCTGATGGCGGGAAAGCATGTTTACGTTGAAAAACCCTGCAGTCATAATATCAGGGAAACCAATTTGCTGGTGAAAGCCGCGAAGCATTTCAATAAATGCGTGCAGCACGGAACGCAGCGCCGCAGTAACGGTGCGCACATGGAGGGCATGAAGCAATTAAAGAACGGTATCATCGGTAAAGTACATACCATCAAAGCTATCGATCACCAGCACCGCGAGGCGATTGGCCGCGCGCAGGCGGAACCCGCTCCCGAAGGCGTAAATTACGATCTCTGGCTGGGTGCAGCGCCGAAAGTACCTTTTACTAAAAACCGCTGGCATTACAACTGGCGCTGGTTCTGGGAATATGGAAACGGCGACGCAGCCAACGACGGCGTTCACCAGATCGACGTGGCGGTTTGGGCATTGGGTGACAGGTATCCGAAGCGCGTTGTGTCATCAGGAGGCCAGTATTATTACAATGACGACCACCAGACACCGGATACGCAAACCACGATTTTCGAATACGACGATACGCAGATCATCTGGGAAATGCGCCTCTGGACACCCTATAACCTGGAAGGCCACGACAATGGCAATGTGGCTTACGGAACAGATGGCAAGATGGAATTCGGCCGCGCCGGGGTTGTGGTGACCAAAGGAAAAGAGCAGATCAAAATTGAGTCTCCCAATGAGGTGGAGGCGATTATGCCGAATTTCCTGACTGCGGTGAGAGAAAACAATCCGTTGAAACTGCATTCACCCATTGAAAAAGGAGCTATTGCAACCAATATGGCACTTCTGGCCAACATTGCAACCCGTATCGGCGCTTCTTCGCTCGAATATGACCCGATTAAGGTGAACATCAAATCTCCCGGCTACGATGCCAAGGCCAATGCATTGCTCGGCAGGGAATACCGGAAAGGCTATGAACTTCCCTGGAAAGGTTAA
- a CDS encoding four-carbon acid sugar kinase family protein, with protein sequence MIAVIADDFTGAAEIGGVGIRNGFRVVIDTKVDSSVETDILIIATDTRSQAPAQAADLIKKTTQDLLALKPEFIYKKMDSILRGNVGEELLAQLHVSGKERALLIPANPVLKRTIKDGTYYYDGMPLNEFSFTNGTVKKRVSSKVIDLIGGETGTDICVISTHDELAEKGLMIGNTSTLEDLEAWVKKVDEKTIPSGGSGFFDAILRGRKDAGKEEFNPVHLGEKILYVCGSAFIDSRLLVKASKESGQEVIYMPEKLFCSDDQDERLISAWTADVIDSLEKKNKVILAIDNLECGEVENLPAKIRKAIADVVENVLSRSKVDELIIEGGSTSFSIIQRLNYTRFFPTHEFGPGSIRMRIEEQKDIFLTLKPGSYVWPESIWEYPVHHQMK encoded by the coding sequence ATGATAGCTGTCATAGCAGATGACTTTACCGGTGCGGCCGAGATCGGAGGCGTAGGAATACGCAACGGTTTCAGGGTTGTGATTGACACTAAGGTAGATAGCAGTGTGGAAACGGACATTCTGATCATTGCTACCGATACCCGGTCGCAGGCCCCCGCACAGGCGGCAGATCTGATCAAAAAAACAACACAGGACCTGCTGGCGCTGAAACCTGAATTCATCTATAAAAAAATGGACTCGATCCTGCGTGGTAATGTAGGCGAAGAGCTTTTGGCGCAGCTGCATGTTTCCGGCAAAGAAAGGGCATTGCTGATCCCGGCAAATCCGGTTTTAAAGCGGACGATCAAAGACGGGACTTATTATTACGACGGAATGCCGCTGAATGAATTCAGTTTTACAAACGGAACGGTTAAAAAAAGGGTTTCTTCGAAAGTGATTGATTTGATTGGCGGAGAAACAGGTACGGATATCTGTGTGATTTCAACCCATGACGAGCTGGCGGAAAAAGGGCTGATGATCGGGAACACTTCCACTTTGGAGGACCTGGAAGCATGGGTTAAAAAAGTGGACGAGAAGACCATCCCCTCGGGTGGATCAGGGTTTTTTGATGCGATTCTGAGAGGCCGGAAGGATGCAGGAAAAGAAGAATTCAACCCGGTGCATCTGGGGGAAAAAATCCTGTATGTATGCGGCAGTGCTTTTATAGACAGCCGGTTGCTGGTAAAGGCTTCGAAGGAATCGGGGCAGGAGGTTATTTATATGCCTGAAAAGCTATTTTGTTCAGATGACCAGGATGAAAGGCTTATTTCGGCATGGACAGCGGATGTGATCGATAGCCTCGAAAAGAAAAATAAAGTAATACTGGCAATAGATAACCTGGAATGCGGGGAGGTGGAAAATCTTCCGGCTAAAATCAGGAAGGCGATTGCAGACGTGGTTGAAAATGTGCTGAGCCGTTCAAAAGTGGATGAATTGATCATCGAAGGCGGTTCTACTTCCTTTTCGATCATTCAGAGACTGAATTACACACGCTTTTTCCCGACCCACGAATTCGGTCCCGGTTCTATCAGAATGCGGATCGAAGAGCAGAAAGACATTTTCCTTACGTTGAAACCGGGGAGCTACGTCTGGCCGGAGTCGATATGGGAATATCCGGTGCATCATCAGATGAAATGA
- the pdxA gene encoding 4-hydroxythreonine-4-phosphate dehydrogenase PdxA, whose translation MNEQRPILGITMGDPASIGPEVAAKAFANHEIYNTCRPLVVGDARVIEDAVRFCGLDLKVNAVKAMSQAEFLPGQIDVYDLENVDLAELKKGEMSAMAGNVAFQTVVQTINLAMKGEIDGTVTGPINKESIHMAGHEFSGHTEIYAHYTGTKKYAMLLVENDLRVIHVSTHVSLRQACDLVKKDRILDTIELMHQACVQLGIREPRIAVSGLNPHAGDGGIFGWEEKEEIIPAIEEAVSRGYNVTGPIPGDTLFPKAIGGRYDGCVVMYHDQGHIPFKMVGFTWDDQAQKMNSVKGVNITLGLPIIRTSVDHGTAMEIAGKGIASADAMLLAIEYAVKLFENKVQSY comes from the coding sequence ATGAACGAACAGAGACCAATTTTAGGCATTACAATGGGCGACCCGGCGAGTATCGGGCCGGAGGTTGCAGCGAAAGCTTTTGCCAATCATGAAATATATAATACCTGCCGGCCGCTGGTAGTAGGCGACGCGCGTGTGATCGAAGATGCAGTCCGTTTTTGCGGGCTGGACCTGAAAGTCAATGCAGTGAAAGCCATGAGCCAGGCGGAGTTTTTACCCGGACAAATCGATGTTTACGATCTGGAAAATGTGGATCTGGCGGAGCTGAAAAAAGGCGAAATGTCTGCTATGGCTGGCAACGTGGCTTTTCAAACGGTGGTGCAAACGATTAATCTGGCCATGAAAGGTGAGATCGACGGAACCGTGACAGGCCCCATTAACAAAGAGTCCATTCACATGGCGGGACACGAATTTTCGGGGCATACCGAAATTTATGCGCATTATACCGGTACCAAAAAGTATGCTATGCTGCTGGTGGAGAATGATTTGCGTGTGATTCACGTGTCAACCCACGTTTCATTGCGCCAGGCTTGTGACCTCGTAAAAAAGGACAGGATACTGGACACGATCGAGCTGATGCACCAGGCTTGTGTACAATTGGGAATCCGCGAACCCAGGATTGCAGTTTCAGGCCTGAACCCGCATGCAGGTGACGGCGGGATTTTTGGCTGGGAGGAAAAAGAGGAGATCATTCCGGCGATTGAAGAGGCTGTCAGCCGCGGCTACAACGTAACCGGCCCCATTCCGGGCGACACCCTTTTTCCGAAAGCAATAGGCGGCCGGTACGACGGCTGCGTGGTGATGTACCACGATCAGGGCCACATTCCATTCAAAATGGTCGGGTTTACGTGGGACGATCAGGCGCAGAAAATGAACAGTGTGAAAGGCGTCAACATTACCCTGGGACTACCTATTATCCGCACCTCGGTAGACCATGGAACTGCCATGGAAATTGCCGGAAAGGGCATTGCGAGTGCCGATGCGATGCTGCTCGCCATTGAGTATGCCGTTAAACTATTTGAGAACAAGGTTCAATCTTATTAG
- a CDS encoding dihydrodipicolinate synthase family protein, which produces MKKKFSGVVVPMITPVHADLTIDVPAAEKLVHYLTSNGAAPFILGTTGESASIGRAEKKKLVEATVKAAAGRSIVYAGISGNAVTDSIEDAHHYQDLGADVFVATMTSYYPADADQMLRYFTLLADKVPAPLIIYNIPATTHLSIPLDVVEQLSTHPNIVGFKDSERSVERLERSVSLWKDRSDFAFLTGWAAQSLRALQLGADGIIPSTGNLAPKLYDTLSRSVAEGNGQVAENAQLKADRISEIYQKDRTLSYSLPALKAMMSAYGLCQACMLPPMFQLAADEEKSIKNFTLSQFGDLEAINTIK; this is translated from the coding sequence ATGAAGAAAAAATTTAGCGGGGTAGTGGTACCGATGATCACGCCGGTGCACGCAGACCTGACCATTGACGTGCCTGCCGCAGAAAAACTGGTGCATTACCTTACCAGCAATGGTGCGGCCCCATTCATATTGGGCACAACGGGTGAATCCGCGTCGATCGGCAGGGCTGAAAAAAAGAAACTGGTGGAAGCAACTGTGAAAGCGGCGGCTGGAAGAAGCATTGTTTATGCAGGTATTTCAGGCAATGCGGTCACCGATTCCATTGAAGATGCACATCATTACCAGGATTTGGGCGCGGATGTTTTTGTAGCTACCATGACAAGCTATTACCCGGCCGATGCCGACCAGATGCTGCGTTACTTCACGCTGCTGGCGGATAAAGTGCCTGCGCCGCTGATTATTTACAACATTCCGGCCACAACACATTTGTCTATTCCGCTGGATGTGGTCGAGCAGCTTAGTACGCATCCCAATATTGTTGGTTTTAAAGATTCGGAAAGAAGTGTGGAGCGGCTGGAAAGGTCCGTTTCGCTTTGGAAAGACCGGTCGGATTTCGCTTTTCTGACGGGCTGGGCGGCGCAGTCGCTTCGTGCGTTGCAGCTGGGTGCCGATGGTATCATTCCGAGTACCGGAAATCTTGCCCCGAAATTGTATGATACACTCAGCAGATCGGTGGCTGAGGGAAATGGGCAGGTCGCTGAAAATGCGCAGCTTAAAGCCGATAGGATTTCAGAGATCTATCAGAAAGACCGTACATTAAGCTATTCTCTGCCCGCACTAAAAGCAATGATGTCGGCTTACGGATTATGCCAAGCCTGCATGTTGCCTCCGATGTTTCAGCTGGCAGCCGATGAGGAAAAATCTATCAAAAACTTCACATTATCGCAATTCGGCGATCTGGAAGCAATAAACACTATCAAGTGA